A DNA window from Boseongicola sp. contains the following coding sequences:
- a CDS encoding FAD-binding protein — MTANIAAAKAALAHLDLEEKDIAIKAASRDFFWYSPVLKDRLDHVTADFVVRPRSEAEIIEVLKACYEHDVPVTTRGAGTGNYGQAMPLEGGCVLHLRHFDKVKEIHPGRVISEPGVLLKDLDAACKDHSGQEIRMFSSTWATATIGGFIAGGSGGVGSCTWGALRDLGNIIRLRVITMEAEPRTLEFTGEELARVSHAYGTNGIITEIEMPLAPAYDWVEMFVATDDFMDAVRYSDDLANQDGILIKLVSVYEAPTAKSYFQRVAPYVEDNTNLIGLMVAPHSMDGFLTFLARRPEARLIYRNDDHDWARNPGPVYEYGWNHTTLRALKVDPSITYLQVRYGHPDHVALIEKLRTDFTPEVLQHLEVMRESGKVMFAGLSLVKFTTEERLDEIIQLHEDAGAMIFNPHRYTLEEGGRQTVDDRQLRFKREADPKGLLNPGKMIAWNDPDWKYDRMYAHPKLMKAE; from the coding sequence ATGACTGCCAACATCGCCGCCGCCAAAGCCGCCCTCGCGCACCTCGATCTCGAGGAAAAGGACATCGCCATCAAAGCCGCCAGCCGCGACTTCTTCTGGTATTCCCCGGTCCTGAAAGACCGGCTCGATCACGTCACCGCCGATTTCGTGGTCCGCCCCCGCTCCGAGGCCGAGATCATCGAGGTCCTGAAAGCCTGCTACGAACACGACGTCCCCGTCACCACGCGCGGCGCGGGCACCGGTAACTACGGCCAAGCCATGCCGCTGGAAGGCGGCTGCGTTCTCCACCTGCGCCACTTCGACAAAGTCAAAGAAATCCACCCCGGCCGTGTCATCTCAGAACCCGGCGTCCTCCTGAAAGACCTGGATGCGGCCTGCAAGGACCACTCGGGGCAAGAGATCCGCATGTTCTCGTCCACCTGGGCCACTGCAACCATCGGCGGCTTCATCGCGGGTGGTTCCGGCGGCGTCGGCTCCTGCACCTGGGGGGCGCTCCGGGACCTCGGCAACATCATCCGCCTGCGCGTCATCACTATGGAAGCCGAACCCCGCACCTTGGAATTCACCGGCGAAGAACTCGCCCGCGTCTCCCACGCCTACGGCACCAACGGCATCATCACGGAAATCGAAATGCCCCTGGCCCCGGCCTACGATTGGGTCGAAATGTTTGTGGCCACCGACGATTTCATGGATGCCGTGCGCTATTCCGACGATCTCGCCAACCAAGACGGTATCCTGATCAAACTCGTCAGCGTTTACGAAGCCCCCACCGCCAAATCTTACTTCCAGCGTGTCGCCCCTTACGTCGAAGACAACACCAACCTCATCGGCCTCATGGTCGCGCCGCACTCGATGGACGGCTTCCTCACCTTCCTCGCCCGCCGCCCTGAGGCACGTCTCATCTACCGCAATGACGATCATGACTGGGCCCGCAACCCCGGCCCCGTCTATGAATACGGCTGGAACCACACCACGCTCCGCGCCCTGAAAGTTGACCCCTCGATCACCTATCTCCAGGTCCGCTACGGCCACCCGGATCATGTCGCCCTGATCGAAAAACTCCGCACTGATTTCACCCCCGAAGTGCTCCAGCACCTCGAAGTCATGCGCGAAAGCGGCAAAGTCATGTTCGCGGGCCTCAGCCTTGTGAAGTTCACTACCGAAGAACGGCTCGACGAGATCATCCAATTGCACGAAGACGCTGGCGCGATGATCTTCAACCCGCACCGCTACACCCTGGAAGAAGGCGGACGCCAAACCGTCGATGACCGACAATTGCGGTTTAAACGCGAGGCTGACCCAAAGGGCCTTCTGAACCCCGGCAAGATGATCGCCTGGAATGATCCCGACTGGAAATACGACCGCATGTACGCCCACCCCAAGTTAATGAAGGCTGAATGA
- a CDS encoding cytosine deaminase — translation MGFSALPSGTFTLANVTVPACLMGQPGDLITTDIGIADGKIATPTSPRIDMARAMVFPCFTDMHTHLDKGHIWPRAANPDGTFMGALTTVGDDRAANWSAKDVKTRMEFSLKCAYAHGTRAIRTHLDSIAPQDDISWPVFAELRDEWADRITLQAASLVGCDTFENVAQDYAHTADLVAQTGGTLGMVTYPLPDLRQRLLDFFTLAGDRNLNVDFHTDETMDLSVETLRMIAETALEIGFTNPIIVGHLCSLSTQDEARALNTIDLVAKANIHVVSLPMCNLYLQDRHAHRTPRGRGITLVHEIKARGINLSFASDNTRDPFYAYGDLDMIEVMRQATRIGHLDHTGTDWPHAFTTNPTRACGFTPQSLAIGDPADLVITRARDWTELFARPQSDRIVLRKGKEIDTTPPDYADLDHLMDPPK, via the coding sequence ATGGGGTTCAGCGCCCTGCCCAGCGGCACATTCACACTTGCAAACGTCACGGTTCCGGCCTGCCTCATGGGGCAGCCCGGCGACCTCATCACCACCGACATCGGCATCGCGGATGGCAAGATCGCCACCCCCACCAGCCCCCGCATCGACATGGCCCGCGCCATGGTGTTCCCGTGCTTCACCGACATGCACACCCATCTCGACAAGGGCCACATCTGGCCCCGCGCCGCCAATCCCGACGGCACTTTCATGGGCGCGCTGACAACCGTGGGCGATGACCGCGCCGCAAACTGGTCTGCCAAAGACGTGAAGACCCGCATGGAGTTCTCACTGAAATGCGCCTACGCCCACGGTACCCGCGCCATCCGCACCCACCTCGACAGCATTGCCCCGCAAGACGACATTTCCTGGCCCGTCTTCGCTGAACTGCGCGATGAATGGGCCGACCGTATCACCCTTCAGGCCGCCAGCCTCGTTGGCTGCGACACCTTCGAAAACGTCGCCCAGGACTACGCCCATACCGCCGATCTGGTCGCCCAAACCGGCGGAACCCTCGGCATGGTAACCTACCCCTTGCCCGACCTTCGCCAACGCCTCCTCGATTTCTTCACCCTCGCCGGAGACCGCAATCTCAACGTCGATTTCCACACCGACGAGACCATGGACCTAAGCGTCGAAACCCTGCGCATGATCGCCGAAACCGCCCTCGAAATCGGCTTCACCAACCCAATCATCGTCGGACACCTCTGCTCCCTCTCGACCCAGGACGAGGCCCGCGCCCTCAACACCATCGATCTGGTCGCAAAGGCCAACATCCACGTCGTCAGCCTGCCCATGTGCAACCTCTACCTGCAAGATCGTCACGCCCACCGCACCCCACGCGGTCGCGGCATCACCCTCGTGCACGAAATAAAAGCCCGCGGCATCAACCTCAGCTTCGCCAGCGACAACACCCGCGATCCTTTTTACGCCTACGGCGACCTCGATATGATCGAGGTTATGCGCCAGGCCACCCGCATCGGCCATCTCGACCACACCGGAACCGACTGGCCCCACGCCTTCACCACCAACCCAACCCGAGCCTGCGGCTTCACACCCCAGTCCCTCGCCATCGGCGACCCCGCCGACCTCGTCATCACCCGCGCCCGCGACTGGACCGAGCTTTTCGCCCGCCCCCAATCCGACCGCATCGTCCTGCGCAAAGGCAAAGAAATCGACACCACCCCACCCGACTACGCCGACCTCGACCACCTCATGGACCCACCAAAATGA
- a CDS encoding SRPBCC domain-containing protein, whose protein sequence is MTDLPTYVLERTFDAPRALVWRAWTDPELLARWYGPGVETIIHKLKVAAGGEWLCEMRWGENQNYQRVDYTEVVEPEKLVWLQSVTDENWAPVDNPMMPNWPQVLLTTVTFADAGDKTHMRLTWVPHDASQQEIDAFDQALANLDRGWAAGMDIIAEILAELQA, encoded by the coding sequence ATGACCGACCTGCCAACTTATGTCCTTGAACGCACCTTCGATGCTCCCCGTGCCCTCGTCTGGCGCGCCTGGACAGACCCCGAGCTTCTGGCCCGCTGGTATGGCCCCGGCGTCGAAACGATCATTCACAAACTCAAGGTTGCCGCAGGCGGTGAATGGCTATGTGAAATGCGTTGGGGCGAAAACCAAAATTATCAACGCGTCGACTACACCGAAGTCGTCGAACCCGAAAAACTGGTTTGGCTCCAGTCCGTTACCGACGAAAATTGGGCACCTGTGGATAATCCGATGATGCCCAACTGGCCTCAGGTCCTACTGACAACCGTCACCTTCGCCGACGCGGGCGACAAGACCCACATGCGCCTCACCTGGGTGCCCCACGATGCCTCACAACAAGAGATCGACGCCTTCGATCAGGCCTTGGCCAACCTCGATCGCGGCTGGGCTGCCGGCATGGACATCATCGCGGAAATTCTCGCCGAATTGCAGGCCTAG
- a CDS encoding SOS response-associated peptidase yields MPGRFFLETPVGQVAKWMDAEVGGLNEPARRNVSPGEEIVVCGADRVLSRMRWGIIPVGRVNARGRPVLETIINARSETVFDKSAYAGVGRAIVPCDGWYEWTGEKRRKTAWRIRPKSSDLMAFAVITDRWAAPGGRVVDQVATVTCEPSGDVRDIHHRMGVILDPGDFETWLNGSIEQAAALMRPYPDGSLLVEEAGDVDWTAG; encoded by the coding sequence ATGCCGGGGCGTTTCTTTTTGGAGACGCCAGTGGGGCAGGTTGCCAAGTGGATGGACGCTGAAGTCGGTGGGCTGAACGAACCCGCACGCCGGAATGTATCGCCGGGTGAAGAGATCGTTGTCTGTGGCGCCGATCGCGTTCTGTCGAGGATGCGTTGGGGGATCATTCCCGTTGGGCGCGTGAACGCGCGGGGGCGACCGGTCTTGGAGACCATCATCAACGCCCGCAGCGAGACGGTTTTTGACAAAAGCGCCTATGCCGGCGTTGGGCGGGCCATTGTGCCTTGTGATGGCTGGTATGAATGGACGGGAGAGAAGCGGCGAAAAACGGCATGGCGCATTCGGCCTAAGTCGAGTGACTTGATGGCTTTTGCTGTGATTACGGACAGATGGGCGGCACCGGGTGGGCGGGTGGTCGACCAGGTGGCGACAGTGACATGCGAGCCAAGCGGGGATGTGCGCGACATTCACCATCGCATGGGGGTCATCCTGGACCCCGGAGACTTTGAAACTTGGTTGAACGGGTCGATCGAACAAGCAGCGGCCTTGATGCGTCCTTACCCGGATGGTTCTTTGCTGGTGGAAGAGGCGGGGGATGTGGATTGGACGGCTGGCTAG
- a CDS encoding flavodoxin family protein, translating into MRALVIYCHPRNTSFTAAVCDRVMEKLQSSGVEVRLTDLYARDFDPILTAKEHEGYETCPDNCTPVQQDVDDIRWCDTLIFVYPTWWYGLPAILKGWLDRVLLPDVAFLMPDEDNKTIRPGLKHIKNLGVFTTCGASWWLTTLVGAPGKRTLLRGVGFLCSQPLNKVFAAHFLMDTSTDESRKRHLEAVDSKMNKLLKNNRKSKVAA; encoded by the coding sequence ATGCGCGCCCTGGTCATATACTGTCACCCGCGCAACACCAGCTTCACCGCTGCCGTCTGCGATAGGGTCATGGAAAAACTGCAAAGTTCCGGGGTCGAGGTTCGCCTGACCGATCTTTACGCCCGTGACTTCGACCCGATCCTCACGGCCAAAGAACACGAAGGCTACGAGACCTGCCCAGACAATTGTACCCCCGTTCAACAGGACGTCGACGACATTCGATGGTGCGATACGTTAATCTTTGTTTATCCAACTTGGTGGTATGGTCTTCCCGCGATCCTAAAAGGCTGGCTTGATCGCGTTTTGCTGCCAGACGTCGCATTTTTGATGCCCGACGAAGACAACAAAACCATCCGACCCGGCCTGAAGCACATCAAAAATCTTGGCGTCTTCACGACCTGCGGCGCCAGTTGGTGGCTCACAACCCTTGTTGGCGCACCGGGCAAGCGCACACTTCTGCGCGGCGTCGGTTTCCTCTGTTCACAACCCTTGAACAAGGTCTTTGCCGCCCATTTCCTCATGGACACATCCACTGACGAGAGCCGCAAACGCCATCTGGAAGCTGTTGACTCCAAGATGAATAAACTTCTGAAAAACAACCGAAAATCAAAGGTGGCCGCATGA
- a CDS encoding creatininase family protein gives MTKRFFWADYRTTEFEGLDPEKTIAILPTAAIEQHGPHLPTGTDTMIAQGMIDELCRQCPDNLDIRILPIQAVGKSNEHLHAPGTLTLTAETALTAWREIGLSVARAGVRKLVIVNSHGGNLDLISILSRELRVQAGMLAVKSQWFGFGAPKGIYSDRENAYGIHGGDRETSLMLHFRPDTVDMSKAIDFASTAEAATIPPIGPLSYGWVASDLNPAGTVGEAHLATAEKGERTCKHQIKGFVDLLQTVADHPIGDFAPTKDGPR, from the coding sequence ATGACCAAACGTTTCTTTTGGGCCGACTATCGAACCACCGAGTTCGAAGGCCTTGATCCCGAGAAAACCATCGCCATCCTGCCCACAGCTGCCATTGAACAGCACGGCCCACATTTACCCACTGGCACCGACACGATGATCGCCCAGGGTATGATTGACGAACTGTGTCGCCAGTGCCCCGACAATCTCGACATTCGCATCCTGCCCATCCAAGCGGTTGGCAAATCCAACGAACATCTCCACGCCCCCGGCACCCTGACTCTCACCGCAGAAACTGCCCTCACGGCTTGGCGCGAGATCGGTCTCTCTGTCGCCCGCGCCGGTGTCCGCAAACTGGTCATCGTCAACAGCCACGGCGGAAATCTGGATTTGATTTCAATCCTTTCGCGCGAGTTGCGTGTCCAGGCGGGCATGCTCGCCGTCAAATCCCAATGGTTTGGTTTCGGCGCGCCCAAAGGCATCTACTCTGATCGTGAAAACGCATACGGCATCCACGGCGGCGACCGGGAAACCTCGCTGATGCTTCACTTTCGCCCCGACACGGTTGATATGTCCAAAGCCATCGATTTCGCTTCAACCGCCGAAGCCGCCACCATCCCACCTATCGGCCCCTTGTCCTATGGCTGGGTTGCGTCCGATCTGAACCCGGCAGGAACCGTCGGCGAGGCGCATCTGGCGACCGCCGAAAAAGGCGAACGCACCTGCAAGCACCAGATCAAGGGCTTTGTCGATCTGTTGCAAACCGTCGCAGATCACCCAATCGGCGATTTTGCACCCACAAAGGATGGCCCACGTTAA
- a CDS encoding ABC transporter permease subunit, with amino-acid sequence MSDQTTAIPLIDEEEAARAKARRIAAIARWVLPITVLVIAIGSWHTIVTVNEIPHYILPSPGDVATALFENWGSLVQSWYVTMAITAMALTLAVTVGVGIAVLFNLSKWVEMSFFPYAVVLQVTPIIAVAPLIFIYVDSKIVGLLICAWIVAFFPILSNTILGLNSADHNLRDLFQVYGATRWQRLRYLQAPAALPYFLGGLRIAGGLSLIGAVVAEFVAGSGGIGSGLAFRILEASYRLQIPKMFAALLLIILTGIAIYLATNLLSHMLLRKWHESAIKREV; translated from the coding sequence ATGAGCGACCAGACAACCGCCATTCCCCTCATCGACGAAGAAGAGGCTGCCCGCGCCAAAGCGCGCCGTATCGCCGCCATCGCCCGCTGGGTTCTGCCAATCACAGTCCTCGTGATCGCCATTGGCAGTTGGCATACCATCGTCACCGTCAATGAAATTCCCCACTACATCCTGCCCAGCCCCGGCGACGTCGCCACCGCCCTGTTCGAAAACTGGGGTTCGCTAGTCCAAAGCTGGTATGTGACCATGGCCATCACCGCCATGGCCCTGACGCTGGCTGTCACCGTCGGCGTGGGCATCGCGGTCCTGTTCAACCTCTCGAAATGGGTCGAGATGTCGTTCTTCCCCTACGCGGTCGTCCTGCAGGTCACCCCGATTATCGCCGTCGCCCCGCTGATCTTCATCTATGTCGACAGCAAAATCGTCGGCCTCCTGATCTGCGCCTGGATCGTCGCCTTCTTCCCGATCCTGTCCAACACCATCCTCGGCCTCAACTCTGCCGACCATAACCTGCGCGACCTCTTCCAGGTCTACGGTGCCACCCGCTGGCAACGCCTGCGCTACCTCCAAGCCCCGGCCGCGCTCCCCTACTTCCTCGGTGGCCTCCGCATTGCAGGCGGCCTCTCCCTGATCGGAGCGGTCGTCGCGGAATTCGTCGCCGGGTCAGGAGGCATCGGCTCCGGCCTCGCCTTCCGAATACTCGAGGCCAGCTATCGCCTCCAAATCCCCAAGATGTTCGCCGCCCTCCTGCTGATCATCCTCACCGGCATCGCGATCTATCTGGCGACGAACCTGCTCAGCCACATGCTCTTAAGAAAATGGCACGAAAGTGCAATAAAAAGGGAGGTGTGA
- a CDS encoding RidA family protein, translated as MMRELTPKTIAPPFARYAHGVSVPAGHELIFTSGQLGLALDGNVPEDEGAQADICFANIDAILAECGAGRGDVVRINAFVTDRAFMAGYMAARDRWLADVGRLPASTLMIVTGFTRPEFRVEVEVVAAVKVGV; from the coding sequence CTGATGCGTGAGTTAACACCTAAGACCATCGCGCCACCGTTTGCGCGGTATGCGCATGGGGTTTCGGTGCCTGCCGGACATGAGTTGATATTTACGTCCGGGCAGTTGGGGTTGGCACTGGATGGCAATGTGCCGGAGGATGAGGGAGCGCAGGCGGATATCTGTTTTGCCAATATCGACGCCATTTTGGCGGAATGCGGTGCGGGGCGAGGGGACGTTGTGCGGATCAACGCATTTGTGACGGATCGCGCGTTTATGGCCGGATACATGGCCGCGCGGGATCGGTGGTTGGCAGATGTTGGGCGGTTGCCCGCGTCGACGTTAATGATTGTTACGGGGTTCACGCGGCCTGAGTTTCGTGTGGAGGTTGAGGTTGTTGCTGCTGTGAAAGTCGGAGTCTGA
- a CDS encoding nicotinate-nucleotide adenylyltransferase has protein sequence MAEGFPVARPGRVIGLLGGSFDPAHEGHRHISLEALKRFGLDEVWWLVSPGNPLKARGPAPLEERLARARDVMQHPRILVTALEERMGTRYTAATLQALQAQYPGVTFVWLMGADNLAQFHLWDSWRDIFAMVPIGILARPGERISARMSPAARYFRSDRLRAREALKLAHVGAPAWCFVNVPMSAESSTAIRARFGRR, from the coding sequence ATGGCTGAGGGGTTTCCGGTTGCGCGGCCCGGTCGGGTGATTGGACTGTTGGGTGGCTCGTTTGATCCGGCCCACGAGGGGCATCGCCATATCTCGTTAGAGGCGTTGAAACGCTTCGGTCTGGACGAAGTTTGGTGGTTGGTGAGCCCGGGAAATCCTTTGAAGGCGCGGGGCCCGGCACCATTGGAAGAACGTTTAGCACGGGCGCGAGACGTCATGCAGCATCCGCGTATTCTGGTGACAGCCTTAGAAGAGCGGATGGGAACCCGATATACCGCCGCGACGTTGCAGGCTTTGCAGGCGCAGTATCCGGGGGTGACGTTTGTCTGGTTGATGGGGGCCGATAATCTGGCGCAGTTCCATCTGTGGGATAGCTGGCGGGACATATTCGCTATGGTGCCGATTGGCATTCTGGCGCGTCCGGGCGAGCGCATATCAGCGCGGATGTCACCCGCAGCACGCTATTTTCGGTCAGATCGATTGCGGGCGCGAGAGGCTTTGAAGCTGGCTCATGTCGGGGCACCGGCATGGTGTTTCGTGAATGTGCCAATGAGCGCTGAGAGTTCGACAGCTATTCGAGCGCGTTTTGGACGACGTTAA
- a CDS encoding ATP-binding cassette domain-containing protein → MNNETTAVPADAGTDTMSARAPILSLKNVDKVFGRDVVALKGMELQIREGDFVSLLGPSGCGKSTALRLIADLIHPTAGSIKWHVDKAPGALSVVFQEPSLMPWATVEDNVWLPLRLQGKSKSAAQNDINEALALVGLEKFHDSYPRELSGGMKMRVSIARALVTHPRLILMDEPFAALDEITRFKLNNDLLLLKEKTGSTVVFVTHSVFESVFLSDRIVIMAARPGRVIRELQVDEPYPRSEHFRTSADYAAHCRAASDALKAAMGEHA, encoded by the coding sequence ATGAATAACGAAACCACCGCCGTGCCCGCTGATGCGGGCACGGACACCATGTCTGCACGCGCGCCCATTCTATCGCTGAAAAACGTCGACAAGGTCTTCGGACGCGATGTCGTCGCGTTGAAAGGCATGGAGTTGCAAATACGCGAAGGCGATTTCGTCTCCCTGCTCGGCCCTTCCGGCTGCGGCAAATCCACGGCCTTGCGCCTGATCGCAGACCTGATCCACCCCACCGCCGGATCAATCAAATGGCATGTCGACAAAGCCCCCGGCGCGCTATCCGTCGTCTTCCAGGAACCTTCGCTGATGCCTTGGGCCACCGTCGAAGATAACGTCTGGCTGCCCCTGCGCCTGCAGGGCAAATCCAAATCCGCTGCCCAAAATGACATTAACGAAGCCCTTGCCCTCGTCGGCCTCGAAAAGTTCCACGATTCCTACCCCCGCGAGCTTTCAGGCGGCATGAAAATGCGCGTCTCCATCGCCCGCGCGCTGGTCACGCACCCGCGCCTGATCCTGATGGACGAACCCTTCGCCGCTCTCGACGAAATCACCCGTTTCAAACTGAACAACGACCTTCTTTTGCTGAAAGAAAAAACCGGCAGCACCGTCGTCTTCGTCACCCACTCGGTCTTCGAAAGCGTGTTCTTATCCGACCGCATCGTCATCATGGCCGCCCGTCCGGGCCGCGTCATCCGCGAACTGCAGGTCGATGAACCCTACCCCCGCAGCGAACATTTCCGCACATCCGCCGACTACGCAGCCCATTGCCGCGCCGCCTCTGACGCGCTGAAAGCCGCCATGGGAGAGCACGCATGA
- a CDS encoding ABC transporter substrate-binding protein, which produces MSLKSNLLATSIATLVGSTAFAGGHLTEVSFGTNWIAQAEHGGYYQAVADGTYEACGLSVTVVPGGPQVNNRAQMLAGKIEFHMGGNLLQAFSAAKEGIPMKVVAAHFQKEPQVLLSHPGKVSSFEDLKNLETLIIGDNGFQSFYQWMMADYGFSAENRVPYTFNPAPFLANENSAQQGYITSEPFAIENEGGFAPDIWLLADSGFTTYATTVETMQATIDSNPDAVRCFVEGSAVGWANYLYGDPSAANALIKADNADMSDAQIAFSIDKMKEYGIVDSGDALELGIGAMKAETIQGFYDKMVAVGVTEAGLDIESIYSLEFANTGAGLAAKEKASMAQ; this is translated from the coding sequence ATGTCACTCAAATCAAACCTGCTTGCGACCAGCATCGCAACTCTCGTCGGCTCAACCGCGTTCGCCGGTGGCCACCTGACCGAGGTCAGCTTCGGCACCAACTGGATCGCCCAGGCCGAACACGGCGGCTACTACCAGGCCGTTGCCGATGGCACTTATGAGGCTTGCGGCCTTTCCGTCACCGTCGTTCCCGGCGGCCCACAAGTGAACAACCGCGCCCAGATGCTGGCGGGCAAGATCGAGTTCCACATGGGCGGCAACCTGTTGCAAGCCTTCTCGGCCGCCAAAGAAGGCATCCCGATGAAAGTCGTCGCGGCGCACTTCCAGAAAGAACCACAGGTGCTTCTGTCTCACCCCGGCAAAGTGTCCAGCTTCGAAGACCTGAAAAACCTCGAAACGCTGATCATCGGCGACAACGGCTTCCAAAGCTTCTACCAGTGGATGATGGCCGACTATGGCTTCTCTGCCGAAAACCGGGTGCCCTATACGTTCAACCCCGCGCCGTTCCTTGCCAACGAAAACAGCGCGCAGCAGGGCTACATCACTTCCGAACCTTTCGCGATTGAAAACGAAGGCGGATTTGCACCCGACATCTGGCTTCTGGCCGACTCAGGCTTCACCACCTACGCCACCACTGTCGAAACCATGCAGGCCACAATCGATTCCAACCCGGACGCCGTTCGCTGCTTCGTTGAAGGGTCCGCCGTTGGCTGGGCCAACTACCTCTACGGTGACCCATCGGCTGCCAACGCTCTGATCAAGGCCGACAACGCGGATATGTCAGATGCTCAGATCGCTTTCTCCATCGATAAGATGAAAGAATACGGCATCGTCGATTCCGGTGACGCGTTGGAACTTGGCATCGGAGCCATGAAGGCCGAAACCATCCAGGGCTTTTATGACAAGATGGTCGCCGTCGGCGTCACCGAAGCTGGCCTCGATATCGAAAGCATCTACTCGCTGGAATTCGCCAACACCGGCGCAGGCCTTGCTGCCAAAGAAAAGGCCTCGATGGCACAATAA
- a CDS encoding flavodoxin family protein, which yields MTRALVLFAHPCGESFAAALHTKTVETLTKRGWDVDDCDLYQEGFNPVLSPEERRGYHDEASNTKPVQSYVDRLMKAEALVLCFPVWNFGYPAILKGFFDRVFLPGVSFRLENGQVASNLTHIKKLAAITTYGGTRARTAIAGDPPRKLVKRHLWFVTKPEKLRYLALYDMNRVTEEKRANFLNKVQQEMQTL from the coding sequence ATGACCCGCGCTCTGGTCCTATTTGCGCACCCCTGCGGCGAGAGTTTTGCCGCCGCTTTGCACACGAAAACCGTTGAAACCCTGACCAAACGCGGTTGGGATGTCGACGACTGCGACCTTTACCAGGAAGGCTTCAATCCCGTGCTCTCCCCTGAAGAACGCCGCGGTTATCACGACGAAGCAAGCAACACCAAACCCGTCCAATCGTATGTCGACCGGCTGATGAAAGCCGAGGCCTTGGTCCTCTGCTTCCCTGTCTGGAACTTCGGTTACCCCGCTATTCTCAAAGGTTTTTTTGACCGCGTTTTTCTCCCCGGCGTTTCGTTTCGTCTTGAAAATGGACAGGTCGCCAGCAACCTCACCCACATTAAAAAACTCGCCGCCATCACCACCTACGGCGGCACCCGTGCTCGCACAGCCATCGCCGGGGATCCCCCGCGCAAATTGGTGAAACGTCACCTTTGGTTCGTCACCAAACCTGAAAAACTCCGCTACCTCGCGCTCTACGACATGAACCGCGTTACCGAAGAAAAACGCGCGAATTTCCTCAATAAAGTCCAACAAGAAATGCAAACCCTCTGA
- a CDS encoding metalloregulator ArsR/SmtB family transcription factor — translation MGYNPPPETLNAVFSALADPTRRQILARLSDGPASVGELAEPFDISQPAVSKHLKSLERAGLIHRDIDKQRRPATLNAAPMKAAIGWLEEFRKHWDVRLDRLDDLLEDLKSNADERH, via the coding sequence ATTGGTTATAATCCACCACCCGAAACGCTGAACGCGGTCTTTTCCGCGCTCGCTGATCCCACCCGTCGCCAGATACTGGCACGCCTCAGCGATGGTCCGGCATCCGTCGGTGAACTGGCCGAACCCTTCGACATCAGCCAGCCCGCCGTATCCAAACACCTGAAATCCTTGGAGCGCGCCGGCCTCATCCACCGCGACATCGACAAACAAAGACGACCTGCCACTCTAAACGCCGCCCCAATGAAAGCCGCTATAGGGTGGCTGGAAGAATTCCGAAAACACTGGGATGTCCGCCTCGACCGGCTGGACGACCTTCTTGAAGACCTGAAATCAAACGCCGACGAAAGGCACTGA